TTTTCAACTTGAGAATCTCTTAAGTTAAACTCTTCTTTTAAAATTTTATTTATATCCAATTTAAATCCCTCCTAAAAAGGGGCGTGCCTCAAAATAAATAGATAAGAATAAATACATAAGCTTTTGCGACCATTAAAACTATTTACGCTTTGGAAGCAAAACTTATGTATTTTTCATACTATTTTGAAACACACCCTTATGTTCTATACATTATTTACTTTAGTCATTTTTAAATATTCATTTATAAATAAATCTATATTACCGTCCATAACGCTGTCAACATTTCCTATCTCAGCATTTGTTCTATGATCTTTTACCAACTTATATGGTTGGAATACATAAGATCTTATTTGGCTTCCCCAAGTTATTTGAGAATATTTACCTTGTAAATCTTCTATAGTTTCCTTTTGTTCTAATTCTTTTAGTTCTATAAGTTTAGCCATTAACATTCTCATAGCAGTATCTTTATTACTGTGCTGAGATCTTTGATTTTGACACTGGACAACTACACCTGTTGGTATATGAGTTATCCTTACTGCAGAATCAGTAGTATTTATATGCTGTCCTCCAGCACCAGATGCTCTATATGTATCTACTTTTAAATCCGAAGGATTTATATCAATTTCTATACTTTCATCTAATTCTGGAATTACATCAATTGATGCAAAAGAAGTATGTCTTTTTCCAGATGGATCAAAAGGAGATATTCTTACAATTCTATGCACTCCTTTTTCACTTTTTAAATATCCATATGCATTAAGTCCTTCAATTTGTATAGTTGCACTTTTTATACCAGCTTCTGTGTCTGATTGTAAATCTAATGTTTTAACTTTAAATCCTTTAGAATTAGCCCATCTATCATACATTCTCAGTAACATTTCGGCCCAATCTTGAGCATCTAATCCACCTGTACCTGCATTTATAGATAAAATCGCATTATTTCTATCATATTCTCCACTCAATAAAGTTTTTATTTTAACTTTATCAATCTCTTTCTCAAGTGAAGTTATTGTACTTTCAACTTCTTTCTCTAATGAATCATCATCTTCTTCTTGAGCTAACTCAAGAAGTACTTCTGCATCTTCCACAGATGATTGTAGATGATTGTACTCATCTACAATATCTTTTAGATTTTTATTTTCTTGAAGTACAGACTGTGCTTTTTCATTATCATTCCAGAAGTCTTGTTCACTCATTATTTTTTCACTTCTAATAATTCTTTCATTCAGGCTTTCTATGTCAAAGAGAAGCCCTCAATTCTTCTATATTATTAGACATCTCTTCTATTCTATGTCTATATTCTTGTACATTAAGCATATACAACCTCCAAACTATCTACCGCAACACTTTTTATATTTTTTACCACTTCCACAAGGACATTCATCATTTCTTCCTGTTTCTTCATCTTTCTTAACAGGTTTATTTCCTTGACCTTCGTCTGCATTTGAAGATATTTTTTCTACATCTACTACTTGTTTTCTTTGTATCGGTTCCTCTATTGTAAAGTTATATAAATATCTTACAGTATCTTCTTGTATAGCTTTTGTCATATTATCAAACATGTCAAATCCTTCTAACTTATAAGCTACAACTGGATCTTGCTGACCTATAGCTCTAAGTCCGATACCTTGACGTAATTGATCCATGGCATCTATATGATCTATCCAATAAGAGTCAACAGCTTGTAAAAGTATAACTCTCTCGATTTCTCTCATTCTTTCAGATCCAACCATATTTTCTTTTTCTTCATATATTTTTTTAGCTAAGTTATATACTGCGTCTATAACTTCTTCTTTTTTCATATTTTCAAGATTTTCAGCTTCTAAGCTACCTTTAGGCATAAACATATGATATAAATAATCTTTGTATGCATGTAAATCAAATCCTTGATCTGTAACATATATATCATATCCATCTGATATTATAGCCATTATCATTGTTTTAACTTGTTCTTCTAAGTCTTCACCTTCTAATACACGTCCTCTTTGTTCGTATATTATCTCTCTTTGCTTATTCATAACATCATCATATTGAAGAACATGCTTTCTTATACCAAAGTTTCTTCCTTCAACTTTCTTTTGAGCGTTTTCTATTGATTTAGTTAACATCTTAGCTTCTATAGGTGTTTCTTCATCTAATCCTATTTTTTCAACCATTCCAGATATTCTATCACTTCCGAATAGTCTCATAAGCTCATCTTCTAAACTTATGTAGAATCTTGAACTTCCTGGGTCCCCTTGACGACCAGCACGACCACGTAACTGATTATCAATTCTTCGAGATTCATGTCTTTCTGTACCTATTATAGCTAACCCGCCAGCTTCTCTAACTTTATTCTGCTCTTCTTCAGTTTGTAATTTATATTTTTTAAGTATTTTATTGAAATCATCCTTAGCTTTAACTATTTCATCAGTTAATTCTATTCCTAAACTCTCTACATCTGTATCAACCTTGTTTATTACATCCTCAGAGTACCCGATTTTCTTCATTTCTTTTTTAGTTAAGAATACTGGGTTACCTCCTAAAACTATATCGGTACCACGACCAGCCATGTTAGTAGCTATAGTTACTGCTCCTAATCTACCAGCTTGGGCTACTATCTCTGCTTCTTTATGGTGATTCTTAGCATTTAAGACTTCATGCTTTACACCTTTTCTTTTTAAAATCATAGATAAAACTTCAGATTTTTCTATAGATACTGTACCAACAAGCACCGGTTGATTATTCTTATGTCTTTCTATAATATCTTCAGCAACTGCATTAAATTTTCCTAGTTCACTCTTATAAACACAATCTGCTAGATCTTCTCTTAGTATAGGCTTATTAGTTGGAATTTGTACAACATCCATTTTATATATTGCTTTAAATTCTTCTTCTTCTGTTTTAGCTGTACCTGTCATTCCTGATAACTTATTGTACATTCTAAAGTAGTTTTGGAATGTTATAGTTGCTAAAGTTTTAGATTCTCTTTGTATTCTTAATCCTTCTTTAGCTTCAATTGCTTGATGTAATCCTTCAGAATATCTTCTACCGAACATAAGTCTTCCAGTAAATTCATCAACAATAACTATTTCGCCATCTCTTACAACATAATCTACATCTAACTTCATTATTTTATGAGCTTTTAATGCTTGATTTATATGATGGTATAACTCTATATGAGCTATATCTGTTATATTTTCAACATTAAAATAAACTTCTGCTTTTTGTATACCACTTTCAGTTAAAGAAACTGATTTTTGTTTTTCATCTATCTCATAGTTATCTTCCTTTAAAGTATGTACAAATGTATTTGCGTCACCGTATAGATGTGTTGATTTATCTCCAGGTCCTGATATTATAAGAGGTGTTCTAGCTTCATCGACTAATATAGAGTCGACCTCATCGACTATTGCATAGTTTAATTCTCTTTGAACCTTTTGCTCTTTATGTATAACCATATTATCTTTTAGATAATCAAATCCATATTCATTGTTTGTTCCATAAGTTATATCGCATTCATATTGTTCTTTTCTTTCTTGAGGATTTTGTCCATGGACTATAACCCCAACTGTCATTCCTAAAAACTCATATATTTTACCCATTTGTTCTTTATCACGTTTTGCTAGGTAATCATTGACTGTTACAACATGTACACCTTTACCAGTTAACGCATTTAAATAAACTGGAGCTGTTGCAACTAAAGTTTTACCTTCTCCAGTTTTCATCTCAGCTATTCTTCCTTGGTGAAGAACTATTCCACCTATAAGCTGAACTCTATATTGTCTCATTCCAAGTACTCTTTTTGAAGCTTCCCTTACAACCGCGAATGCTTCTGCTAATACGTCATCTACTGTTTCCCCATTATTAAGTCTATCTTTAAAAACATTAGTCATATTTCTTAATTCACTATCTGACATTCCTTGAAATTTCGATTCTAAAGCATCTATCTCATCAACTGTTTTGCTGAATTTTTTCATTTCTCTTTTATCAGCCATATTAAATATATTATCTAAAAAACCCATATACTTATCTCTCCTCGTCCATTATATGTATAATATACATTCTACCATAAAATCTTTGCATTTTATATTTAAAAAGCTATCGATTATTATTTTTATCGATAGCTTTAATAACTAATTTAAATTCTAAGCTTGTTCTATCATTCCATAACCGCCATTTTTTCTTTTATACACGATTGATATATCATCAGTTTGAGTGTTTGTAAATATGAAAAAGTCATGTCCTAACAAGTCCATTTGTAAAACTGCTTCTTCTGGACTCATTGGCTTCATATTAAATTTCTTATTTCTTTCTATTGAAATATTTATAGAATTTTCATTTTCATCATTTAACTCTTCTTCTGATAAGTCTTCTATATGGCTAAATCTTATACTTTCATTTGATTGATGTTTATCTTGTACTCTTTTTTTATACTTTCTTAACTGAGTGTTTAACTTATCATATACTACATCTATAGCAGCATATAAATTTTCCTCTGTATCTTCTGCTCTTATTATAGGCCCACTTATTGGTATTATAGTTACTTCTACTTTTTGTCTTGCCTTTTTAGCACTTACTGTAACTTTTACTTCTGTTTCTGGGTGAAGGTAGTAGTCTAATCTTTCTAATTTTTCTGCTACTGAATCCTTTATTGCATCTGTTAATTCCATTTGTTTCCCAGATATTTTTATATTCATAAGAACATCTCCCTTCAGGTATATATAAGTACAATAGCTTATACTTATTTAATTTCTATGTTTAAATTCAATTTCCTTTATTTTTATTGTTAGCTTCTTGGAATCATAATATTCAAAGTAAATAAATTTATTTTTGTCGATTAATCGTAAACCTTGACCAACATGTGGATTGATTTATCATTATAACCTGTGGATAATGTGGATAAAAATGTTAATAAGTCTGTATTTATTTATTTTTACACATTCTTTACTAAATTTATATCCACAGAACTAATGTTTATTTGTTATTAATTTGTTTATTGTTGTCATATTTTCGAATAAATTACGAAAAAATTGTATTTAAGCAAAAAAAAAGCACCTCTAAAGGTACTTTAGTAATATTTTAGCTGACCTGGTCTTTGCCCCCACACTCGCCTGCTGGAGATTTCGCTTGGGTTCGCCGCACTACTGACTCTCTCGATTTTAATATCGGCAGGTCTTACTTCTAAGCTGCACCATGATCATTAACCCCATTTTTAGAGTTAACTTACGTGGGTCCTTTCGCCTGCAACTGGCATGAACTTTCAACCACAGACCTAACACATTACTAATACATTTTAATATCTTAAGACTCATATGTCAATAACAATTTATTCTAGTTAAAAATGTACATATATAAATTTTTTTAACACCTTTAAGTTTCAATATTTTTGATATTTCATTTACAGTGCTTCCCGTAGTAAATATATCATCTATCAGTAATACATTTTTGTCTT
The nucleotide sequence above comes from Paraclostridium bifermentans. Encoded proteins:
- the prfB gene encoding peptide chain release factor 2 (programmed frameshift); translation: MLNVQEYRHRIEEMSNNIEELGLLFDIESLNERIIRSEKIMSEQDFWNDNEKAQSVLQENKNLKDIVDEYNHLQSSVEDAEVLLELAQEEDDDSLEKEVESTITSLEKEIDKVKIKTLLSGEYDRNNAILSINAGTGGLDAQDWAEMLLRMYDRWANSKGFKVKTLDLQSDTEAGIKSATIQIEGLNAYGYLKSEKGVHRIVRISPFDPSGKRHTSFASIDVIPELDESIEIDINPSDLKVDTYRASGAGGQHINTTDSAVRITHIPTGVVVQCQNQRSQHSNKDTAMRMLMAKLIELKELEQKETIEDLQGKYSQITWGSQIRSYVFQPYKLVKDHRTNAEIGNVDSVMDGNIDLFINEYLKMTKVNNV
- the hpf gene encoding ribosome hibernation-promoting factor, HPF/YfiA family, with translation MNIKISGKQMELTDAIKDSVAEKLERLDYYLHPETEVKVTVSAKKARQKVEVTIIPISGPIIRAEDTEENLYAAIDVVYDKLNTQLRKYKKRVQDKHQSNESIRFSHIEDLSEEELNDENENSINISIERNKKFNMKPMSPEEAVLQMDLLGHDFFIFTNTQTDDISIVYKRKNGGYGMIEQA
- the secA gene encoding preprotein translocase subunit SecA, with the protein product MGFLDNIFNMADKREMKKFSKTVDEIDALESKFQGMSDSELRNMTNVFKDRLNNGETVDDVLAEAFAVVREASKRVLGMRQYRVQLIGGIVLHQGRIAEMKTGEGKTLVATAPVYLNALTGKGVHVVTVNDYLAKRDKEQMGKIYEFLGMTVGVIVHGQNPQERKEQYECDITYGTNNEYGFDYLKDNMVIHKEQKVQRELNYAIVDEVDSILVDEARTPLIISGPGDKSTHLYGDANTFVHTLKEDNYEIDEKQKSVSLTESGIQKAEVYFNVENITDIAHIELYHHINQALKAHKIMKLDVDYVVRDGEIVIVDEFTGRLMFGRRYSEGLHQAIEAKEGLRIQRESKTLATITFQNYFRMYNKLSGMTGTAKTEEEEFKAIYKMDVVQIPTNKPILREDLADCVYKSELGKFNAVAEDIIERHKNNQPVLVGTVSIEKSEVLSMILKRKGVKHEVLNAKNHHKEAEIVAQAGRLGAVTIATNMAGRGTDIVLGGNPVFLTKKEMKKIGYSEDVINKVDTDVESLGIELTDEIVKAKDDFNKILKKYKLQTEEEQNKVREAGGLAIIGTERHESRRIDNQLRGRAGRQGDPGSSRFYISLEDELMRLFGSDRISGMVEKIGLDEETPIEAKMLTKSIENAQKKVEGRNFGIRKHVLQYDDVMNKQREIIYEQRGRVLEGEDLEEQVKTMIMAIISDGYDIYVTDQGFDLHAYKDYLYHMFMPKGSLEAENLENMKKEEVIDAVYNLAKKIYEEKENMVGSERMREIERVILLQAVDSYWIDHIDAMDQLRQGIGLRAIGQQDPVVAYKLEGFDMFDNMTKAIQEDTVRYLYNFTIEEPIQRKQVVDVEKISSNADEGQGNKPVKKDEETGRNDECPCGSGKKYKKCCGR